One part of the Burkholderia vietnamiensis LMG 10929 genome encodes these proteins:
- a CDS encoding sugar ABC transporter permease has protein sequence MNTELSSSSAVPPDADARRLRGHPLRQIFVRYKVLALLFAVVAIWAFFSVLTDGAFVTPRNVSNLLRQMSITGMLACGMVFVIIAGEIDLSVGSLLGLLGGVAAILDVNRHWPVAATVPAVLALGVLVGLFNGWWSTYRRVPSFIVGLGGMLAFRGILLGVTGGSTIAPVSDGFVFLGQGYLPRAVGDGLAVLLFALVALLVVRQRGTRRRYRLAVVPPWQDVAKVVGAGAVLFAFVATLDRYGGIPVPVLLLLALLGVFSWIATQTVFGRRIYAVGSNLEATRLSGVDTDRVKLAIFALMGLMCAFAGIVNTARLAAGSPSAGTMGELDAIAACFIGGTSMRGGSGTVYGALIGALVMASLDNGMSMLDVDAYWQMIVKGAVLVLAVWIDVVSRSNRR, from the coding sequence ATGAATACCGAACTTTCCTCCTCTTCCGCCGTGCCGCCGGACGCCGACGCGCGCCGCCTGCGCGGCCATCCGCTGCGGCAGATCTTCGTGCGCTACAAGGTGCTCGCGCTGCTGTTCGCGGTCGTCGCGATCTGGGCGTTCTTCTCGGTGCTGACCGACGGCGCGTTCGTCACGCCGCGCAACGTGTCGAACCTGCTGCGGCAGATGTCGATCACCGGCATGCTCGCGTGCGGGATGGTGTTCGTCATCATCGCCGGCGAGATCGACCTGTCGGTCGGCTCGCTGCTCGGGCTGCTCGGCGGCGTCGCGGCGATCCTCGACGTCAACCGCCACTGGCCGGTGGCCGCGACGGTGCCGGCGGTGCTCGCGCTCGGCGTGCTGGTCGGGCTGTTCAATGGCTGGTGGTCGACCTATCGGCGCGTGCCGTCGTTCATCGTCGGGCTCGGCGGGATGCTCGCATTCCGCGGGATCCTGCTCGGCGTGACCGGCGGCTCGACGATCGCGCCGGTGTCCGACGGCTTCGTGTTCCTCGGCCAGGGCTATCTGCCGCGCGCGGTGGGCGACGGCCTCGCGGTGCTGTTGTTCGCGCTCGTCGCGCTGCTGGTCGTGCGGCAGCGCGGCACGCGGCGCCGCTACCGGCTCGCGGTCGTGCCGCCGTGGCAGGACGTCGCGAAGGTCGTCGGCGCCGGCGCCGTGCTGTTCGCGTTCGTCGCGACGCTCGATCGCTACGGCGGCATTCCGGTGCCGGTGCTGCTGCTGCTCGCGCTGCTCGGCGTGTTCTCGTGGATCGCGACGCAGACGGTGTTCGGCCGGCGCATCTATGCGGTCGGCTCGAACCTGGAGGCCACGCGCCTGTCCGGCGTCGATACCGATCGCGTGAAGCTCGCGATCTTCGCGCTGATGGGGCTGATGTGCGCGTTTGCCGGCATCGTCAACACCGCGCGGCTCGCGGCCGGCTCGCCGTCGGCCGGCACGATGGGCGAGCTCGACGCGATCGCCGCGTGCTTCATCGGCGGCACGTCGATGCGCGGCGGGTCGGGCACCGTGTACGGCGCGCTGATCGGCGCGCTCGTGATGGCGAGCCTCGACAACGGGATGTCGATGCTCGACGTCGACGCGTACTGGCAGATGATCGTGAAGGGCGCGGTGCTGGTGCTGGCCGTGTGGATCGACGTGGTGTCGCGCTCGAACCGGCGCTGA
- a CDS encoding sensor histidine kinase produces MKRPSFSNQLVMLWSLVAVLCATLVALVWIVTRSAASEQIADARTQAAAACAAVASRYAGAGSPPGAQPDADRMHAVLDIVLARTPDVEGGFWTRSGAGADGRFVAYAFPTYQGSGIKRDVPEDETPLIVRTLRASAAIGIASTSVVEGAQDAVVAAACPVPGMPGLFAWMLTRAHPPLGRHGELLATALAAVLAVLLAIAAGLAFALRGWNRKLGRIEAALSTEGRDAQLPRVGEPDLDRIIDAFNARTRRAERLQQQAGELGARLVQAERFAMLGKLAAQLAHEIRNPMGAMRLKAENALAGDVSRQQDALRIILAQIARIDAQLSGLLALTQPVSPHATRVDLDTWLPQVVDAHRELAQRQSIAVTCTPDGRGERFAAPADGPAFDAEQMRRALDNLLLNALRHAGDGGAVAVAAARSTADGRAMLRFTVSDTGPGVPDAQRERIFEPFVTGRADGTGLGLAVVREVAAAHGGRAWVDTTPRGASFVIEIPWQAS; encoded by the coding sequence ATGAAGCGCCCGTCGTTTTCCAACCAGCTCGTGATGTTGTGGTCACTCGTTGCCGTGCTGTGCGCGACGCTCGTCGCGCTCGTGTGGATCGTCACGCGTTCCGCCGCGAGCGAGCAGATCGCCGATGCGCGCACCCAGGCCGCGGCGGCGTGTGCAGCGGTCGCGTCGCGCTACGCGGGCGCGGGCTCGCCGCCCGGCGCGCAACCGGACGCCGACCGGATGCACGCCGTCCTCGACATCGTGCTCGCCCGCACGCCGGACGTCGAAGGCGGCTTCTGGACGCGCAGCGGCGCCGGCGCCGACGGCCGCTTCGTCGCGTATGCGTTTCCGACCTATCAGGGCAGCGGCATCAAGCGCGACGTTCCGGAGGACGAAACGCCGCTGATCGTGCGGACGCTGCGCGCGAGCGCGGCGATCGGCATCGCGTCGACCAGCGTGGTCGAAGGCGCGCAGGACGCGGTCGTCGCGGCGGCCTGCCCGGTGCCCGGCATGCCGGGGCTGTTCGCGTGGATGCTGACCCGCGCGCATCCGCCGCTCGGCCGGCATGGCGAGTTGCTCGCGACGGCGCTGGCGGCGGTGCTCGCGGTCCTGCTCGCGATCGCGGCGGGGCTCGCGTTCGCGCTGCGCGGCTGGAACCGCAAGCTCGGGCGCATCGAGGCGGCGCTGTCGACCGAGGGCCGCGACGCGCAGCTGCCGCGCGTGGGCGAGCCCGATCTCGACCGCATCATCGACGCGTTCAACGCGCGCACGCGGCGGGCCGAACGCCTGCAGCAGCAGGCCGGCGAACTCGGCGCGCGGCTCGTGCAGGCCGAGCGCTTCGCGATGCTCGGCAAGCTGGCTGCACAGCTCGCGCACGAAATCCGCAATCCGATGGGCGCGATGCGGCTGAAGGCGGAGAATGCGCTCGCCGGCGACGTGAGCCGGCAGCAGGACGCGCTGCGCATCATCCTCGCGCAGATCGCCCGCATCGACGCACAACTGTCGGGCCTGCTCGCGCTGACCCAGCCGGTGAGCCCGCACGCGACGCGCGTCGATCTCGACACGTGGCTGCCGCAGGTGGTCGATGCGCATCGCGAGCTCGCGCAGCGGCAATCCATCGCCGTGACGTGCACGCCCGACGGGCGGGGCGAGCGCTTCGCGGCGCCCGCCGACGGCCCGGCGTTCGACGCGGAGCAGATGCGCCGTGCGCTCGACAACCTGCTGCTCAACGCGCTGCGCCACGCGGGCGACGGCGGTGCGGTCGCGGTCGCGGCCGCGCGCTCGACGGCCGACGGGCGCGCGATGCTCCGCTTCACGGTGTCGGATACGGGGCCAGGCGTACCGGACGCGCAGCGCGAGCGGATCTTCGAGCCGTTCGTGACGGGCCGGGCGGACGGCACCGGCCTCGGCCTCGCGGTCGTGCGCGAAGTGGCCGCGGCGCACGGCGGCCGCGCGTGGGTCGACACGACGCCGCGCGGCGCTTCCTTCGTGATCGAGATCCCATGGCAAGCATCCTGA
- the xylG gene encoding D-xylose ABC transporter ATP-binding protein — MTEPLLTMRGIVKAFDGVKALDGIDLTVRPGECVGLCGENGAGKSTLMKVLSGVYPHGTWDGEIRWEGAPLVASGVRDTERAGIVIIHQELMLVPELSVAENIFLGNEITLPGGRMHYAEMVRRSEALLRELRIDAINVAQPVMNYGGGHQQLIEIAKALNKRAKLLILDEPSSSLSAAETRILLDIVRDLKRRGVACVYISHKLDEIDAVCDTVTVIRDGRHVATEPMRALSTDRIISMMVGRDIGNLYPREPHEIGEVVLEARNVTCHDVANPRRKRVDDVSFSVRRGEILGVAGLVGAGRTELMQAIFGAYPGASTATVRMNGRPLAIRSPADAIRAGIAMVPEDRKRHGIVPQLGVGHNITLSVLRRFATRGRIDAAAELDAIRTEMQRLSVRAAHPFLPIASLSGGNQQKAVLARMLLADPQVLILDEPTRGVDVGAKAEIYRLIFALARRGVALIVVSSELPEVLGLADRVLVIGEGELRGDFANDGLTQEQILGAALKPARRPAEPIAASAT; from the coding sequence ATGACCGAACCCTTGCTGACGATGCGCGGCATCGTCAAGGCATTCGACGGCGTGAAGGCGCTCGACGGCATCGACCTGACCGTGCGCCCCGGCGAATGCGTCGGCCTGTGCGGCGAGAACGGCGCCGGCAAGTCGACGTTGATGAAGGTGCTGTCGGGCGTGTATCCGCACGGCACGTGGGACGGCGAGATCCGCTGGGAAGGCGCGCCGCTCGTCGCGTCCGGCGTGCGCGACACGGAGCGCGCGGGCATCGTGATCATTCACCAGGAGCTGATGCTCGTGCCCGAGCTGTCGGTCGCGGAGAACATCTTCCTCGGCAACGAGATCACGCTGCCGGGCGGCCGCATGCATTACGCGGAGATGGTGCGCCGCTCGGAGGCGCTGCTGCGCGAGCTGCGCATCGACGCGATCAACGTCGCGCAGCCGGTGATGAACTACGGCGGCGGCCACCAGCAGCTGATCGAGATCGCGAAGGCGCTCAACAAGCGCGCGAAGCTGCTGATCCTCGACGAGCCGTCGTCGTCGCTGAGCGCCGCGGAAACGCGCATCCTGCTCGACATCGTGCGCGACCTGAAGCGCCGCGGCGTCGCGTGCGTGTACATCTCGCACAAGCTCGACGAGATCGACGCGGTGTGCGACACCGTGACCGTGATCCGCGACGGCCGCCACGTCGCGACCGAGCCGATGCGCGCGCTGAGCACCGACCGGATCATCTCGATGATGGTCGGGCGCGACATCGGCAACCTGTATCCGCGCGAGCCGCACGAGATCGGCGAGGTCGTGCTCGAAGCGCGCAACGTGACCTGTCACGACGTCGCCAACCCGCGCCGCAAGCGCGTCGACGACGTGTCGTTCAGCGTGCGGCGCGGCGAGATCCTCGGCGTGGCCGGGCTGGTCGGCGCGGGCCGTACGGAGCTGATGCAGGCGATCTTCGGCGCGTATCCGGGGGCGAGCACGGCCACCGTGCGGATGAACGGGCGGCCGCTCGCGATCCGCTCGCCGGCCGATGCGATCCGCGCGGGCATCGCGATGGTGCCCGAGGATCGCAAGCGTCACGGGATCGTGCCGCAGCTCGGCGTCGGCCACAACATCACGCTGTCGGTGCTGCGCCGGTTCGCCACGCGCGGCCGGATCGACGCGGCCGCCGAGCTCGACGCGATCCGCACCGAGATGCAGCGGCTGTCGGTGCGCGCCGCGCATCCGTTCCTGCCGATCGCGAGCCTGTCGGGCGGCAACCAGCAGAAGGCGGTGCTCGCGCGGATGCTGCTCGCCGACCCGCAGGTGCTGATCCTCGACGAGCCGACCCGCGGCGTCGACGTGGGCGCGAAGGCCGAGATCTACCGGCTGATCTTCGCGCTCGCGCGGCGCGGCGTCGCGCTGATCGTCGTGTCGTCGGAGCTGCCGGAAGTGCTCGGGCTCGCCGATCGCGTGCTGGTGATCGGCGAAGGCGAGCTGCGCGGCGATTTCGCGAACGACGGTCTCACGCAGGAACAGATTCTCGGCGCCGCGCTGAAGCCCGCGCGGCGTCCGGCCGAACCCATTGCAGCGAGTGCGACATGA
- a CDS encoding MFS transporter, producing the protein MRPARALEALNFFIADVQAGIGPFAGVILLSRGWSADAIGSVMTLAGLAAMAATPAAGALVDALRAKRLLIVCATAATALASLTLRFADGYGAVAASQVVAAVCGAALAPAIAGMTLGIARRQGFDRQFGRNQMANHAGNVVGAALAGWLGWHAGFDAVFALVAAFAVLAIVSACAIPARAIDHACARGLAMPDDAAGRARGEPASDRGRSAGGAARPARAWRSVAANRPLVLLGVSLALFHLGNAAMLPLYGMGVVAAHRSDPSVFTAQTIVIAQCVMIAAAWCAPRLIRAHGYWCVLLLSYLALPLRGVLAAALMSEAGVWPVQILDGIGAGLQSVVVPALVVRLLDGTGHVNAGQGAVATVQGIGAALSPTLGGVLAQHYGYPVAFVVLGAVSTGSLALWLGYARSLRAACGKPPGGADGGEPADLPVASR; encoded by the coding sequence ATGCGACCGGCGCGCGCGCTCGAGGCGCTCAACTTCTTCATCGCCGACGTGCAGGCCGGGATCGGCCCGTTCGCCGGCGTGATCCTGCTGTCGCGCGGGTGGAGCGCCGACGCGATCGGCTCCGTGATGACGCTCGCCGGGCTCGCGGCGATGGCCGCGACGCCGGCCGCCGGCGCGCTCGTCGACGCGCTGCGCGCGAAGCGGCTGCTGATCGTCTGCGCGACAGCCGCGACCGCGCTCGCGTCGCTGACGCTGCGTTTCGCCGACGGCTACGGGGCCGTCGCCGCATCGCAGGTCGTGGCCGCGGTGTGCGGCGCGGCGCTCGCGCCGGCCATCGCCGGCATGACGCTCGGCATCGCGCGCAGACAGGGCTTCGACCGCCAGTTCGGCCGCAACCAGATGGCGAATCACGCCGGCAACGTGGTCGGCGCCGCACTCGCCGGCTGGCTCGGCTGGCACGCGGGATTCGATGCCGTGTTCGCGCTCGTCGCCGCGTTCGCGGTGCTCGCGATCGTGAGCGCGTGCGCGATTCCGGCGCGGGCGATCGACCATGCGTGCGCGCGCGGCCTCGCGATGCCGGACGACGCAGCCGGCCGCGCGCGCGGCGAGCCGGCGTCGGATCGCGGCCGCTCGGCCGGCGGCGCGGCGCGGCCTGCGCGCGCATGGCGCTCGGTGGCCGCGAACCGGCCGCTGGTGCTGCTCGGCGTATCGCTCGCGCTGTTCCATCTCGGCAACGCGGCGATGCTGCCGCTGTACGGAATGGGCGTCGTCGCCGCGCACCGCAGCGATCCGAGCGTGTTTACCGCGCAGACCATCGTGATCGCGCAATGCGTGATGATCGCGGCGGCGTGGTGCGCGCCGCGGCTGATTCGTGCGCACGGATACTGGTGCGTGCTGCTGCTGTCGTATCTGGCGCTGCCGCTGCGCGGCGTGCTCGCGGCCGCGCTGATGAGCGAGGCCGGCGTGTGGCCGGTGCAGATCCTCGACGGGATCGGCGCCGGCCTGCAAAGCGTCGTCGTGCCGGCGCTCGTCGTGCGCCTGCTCGACGGCACGGGCCACGTGAACGCCGGGCAGGGCGCGGTCGCGACCGTGCAGGGCATCGGCGCGGCGCTCAGCCCGACGCTCGGCGGCGTACTCGCGCAGCATTACGGTTATCCGGTCGCGTTCGTCGTGCTGGGCGCGGTGTCGACCGGCTCGCTCGCGCTGTGGCTCGGCTATGCGCGCTCGCTGCGCGCGGCGTGCGGCAAGCCGCCGGGCGGCGCGGACGGCGGTGAGCCGGCCGACCTGCCGGTCGCATCGCGATGA
- a CDS encoding sigma-54-dependent transcriptional regulator — translation MASILIVDDDAAFRDGLAETLGDLGHRVVEAASARAALATLRDGARVDCVFLDFRLPDLDGLAVLAQLRDDPALAAIPVVMLTAHATSDNTIDAMRLGAFDHLTKPVGRDDIARLLERIVSAHAPLPAGDAEPARFAGESASDRPRLLGASAAMRDVQKQLGRAATSDATVLITGETGTGKEVAARVLHAASARHAGPFVAVNCAAVPAELLESELFGHRRGAFTGAHADRAGRLVEADGGTLFLDEIGDMPAAMQAKLLRALQERQVTPLGADRPTTIDLRVVAATHRDLAAAVANGTFREDLFYRLNVIPLHLPPLAERVADILPLAAHFLERAAGARALYLTNDAQRALLAHRWPGNVRELRNVMERAAALAPGPAIGAADLALGLASASASAAPADDALPAYLFDLPLPDALATVERAAILRALALANGNRAQAARQLGIGRQSLYARMASLGIERDD, via the coding sequence ATGGCAAGCATCCTGATCGTCGACGACGACGCCGCATTCCGCGACGGCCTCGCGGAAACCCTCGGCGATCTCGGTCATCGGGTCGTCGAGGCCGCATCCGCGCGCGCGGCGCTCGCGACGCTGCGCGACGGCGCGCGCGTCGATTGCGTGTTCCTCGACTTCCGGCTGCCGGACCTCGACGGCCTCGCGGTGCTCGCGCAATTGCGCGACGACCCGGCGCTCGCCGCGATTCCGGTCGTGATGCTGACCGCCCATGCGACCAGCGACAACACGATCGACGCGATGCGGCTCGGCGCGTTCGATCATCTGACGAAGCCGGTCGGGCGGGACGACATCGCGCGCCTGCTCGAGCGCATCGTGTCCGCGCATGCGCCGCTGCCGGCCGGCGACGCCGAACCGGCCCGGTTCGCGGGCGAGAGCGCGTCGGACCGGCCGCGATTGCTCGGCGCGAGCGCCGCGATGCGCGACGTGCAGAAGCAGCTCGGCCGCGCCGCGACCAGCGACGCGACGGTGCTGATCACCGGCGAAACCGGCACCGGCAAGGAAGTGGCCGCGCGCGTGCTGCACGCGGCGTCGGCGCGGCATGCCGGGCCGTTCGTCGCGGTGAACTGCGCGGCCGTGCCGGCCGAGCTGCTCGAGAGCGAACTGTTCGGCCATCGCCGCGGCGCGTTCACCGGCGCGCATGCGGATCGCGCGGGGCGGCTCGTCGAGGCCGACGGCGGCACGTTGTTCCTCGACGAAATCGGCGACATGCCGGCCGCGATGCAGGCGAAGCTGCTGCGCGCGCTGCAGGAGCGTCAGGTGACGCCGCTCGGCGCGGACCGGCCGACGACGATCGACCTCCGCGTGGTGGCCGCGACGCACCGCGACCTCGCGGCCGCGGTGGCGAACGGCACGTTCCGCGAAGACCTGTTCTACCGGCTGAACGTGATCCCGCTGCATCTGCCGCCGCTCGCCGAGCGGGTCGCCGACATCCTGCCGCTCGCCGCGCATTTTCTCGAGCGCGCGGCCGGCGCGCGTGCGCTGTATCTGACCAACGATGCGCAGCGCGCGCTGCTCGCGCACCGCTGGCCCGGCAACGTGCGCGAACTGCGCAACGTGATGGAGCGCGCGGCTGCGCTCGCGCCCGGGCCCGCGATCGGCGCGGCCGATCTCGCGCTCGGCTTGGCATCAGCGTCGGCGTCGGCGGCGCCCGCGGACGACGCGCTGCCCGCGTACCTGTTCGATCTGCCGCTGCCCGATGCGCTCGCGACGGTCGAGCGCGCCGCGATCCTGCGCGCATTGGCGCTCGCGAACGGCAATCGCGCGCAGGCGGCGCGGCAGCTCGGCATCGGCCGCCAGTCGCTGTACGCGCGGATGGCGAGCCTCGGCATCGAGCGCGACGACTGA